TTGATTCATGGAGTTCTAGAGTCGAGGAAGAAGGAAATACTTTCTTGGTGGACTTAAACAAAAGAACATGTGATTGTTTTCAGTTTTAATTTGATAAATTACTATGTATACATGCAATTGCAGTTATCGAGAAGAGAAACATCAAGAAGTCCAATTTCTACTCGGACTGGTACTTAAAGGAATCTTGGCTGAAAACATATGAAAGACAAATACATCTTGTAGGACATACAGATTCTTGGATTGTACCAGAGAGTGTTAAGTCACAAATTATTAAACCTCCAGATTTCAAGGTCACGCCAGGTAGAAGGCAGAAGAAAAGGCATATTCCAGCTATCGAATCATCAAAAATAACGTTCAAATATGGTCGTTGCAGAAGAATTGGTCATAATAGAACATCTTGTATATATTCTCCAGCAGTCTACCCATTTTCAAGGAAGCATAGAGAATTATAGATATATCCACTTATGTTTATCTAGTCTTTTAAGTTTTTGCTATAAATTGGATTCATTTAGATTATTTTTATTTGAGCAAGTAAGCTTTAGCAGATGGTTATATAAAAAATATCCTGAATTTTCAAAGTTTCTTTGTGCTTACATgctctttgtttatttttcttttgttgggAGTTCAAGTTTCCTTTATCAGACCAATTATTATTTATGGGATTATACTCTTGCCGTAAGTAAATAAGAAAGTCCTTTTCTTTGTAAAACTTGACGCCTGCAGCTTGCTACATCTTATTTTGAAAATGAGATTGGTACAAGTAAACTTCAGGATATAATTTTTTGAAACTTTCTTAAAGTTTGAAGTATGAatctaatattaaggacataaatttctaacatgtccttaacttctggaAATCTCAGTTTAGTATCTAGATTTCCAGAAGTTcgggacatttcagaaaaatatatCTTGAATATCATTTTCATCCTTCAACAAATCAGGACATTTATGAACATTATGTCATGAAGTTCTACAACAATCAATGTGTGTTGCTTTGTCTATTCCATCTTGGAAATGGAACTGTCCAGCACTACCAATGAAGTTCAACATTAACATAAGGGAGAATGACTGCAGCTTTTCACCTGCTCAtcagttcataagttgattcaaaaATACAGATTTACACTTGCTCAACTGTTGGCTTTAGACTGCATCTCCCAACAGATAACACAGAAACCAACAGATAACACAGAAACAAATAGATAGGAATCTTTTGCAATAGCTCTACAGATTTGCAAGACTGTGCAAATCAACAATAACTGGACAGAATCTGAAAAACTTCTAGACAATTTAATCAAACAGTGGCAGTTTAAAACTGTGCAAAAATGGGCAGATCAATAGTTAACAAAAAGAACCAAATTGGACTAATGAAATTGTCAATTATCAAGCTGCAGATTTCATTAAAACTGGGCAGAACTTCTGAAAACAATATTGGACAAAACTATAATTTTGCACAACTGAGCTGTCGAGGCAAGTGCAGCTATTAAACTCTTCAATTCAATCCACAAGTGCTATCTTAATATCCTCCCAGAAAACTAAAAATCAGTAACTACTTTGGAACCCTGCTAACAACCTAAAATTTCTGCTCAAATTCTCTTCAGAATAACAACTAAACATTGCagaattattgctcaaaagtgcagAATTTTCAGCTGCGCAGAATTCCTCCCAAATACTACAAGTTGAGCTCAAAAAGGCTCACAAGGTTCAGCTCAAAGATCATAAACCAGTTGTCAAAAATGCTGATCACAACATAAGTAGAAATTTACCTAGACAGTAGCTACTCAACTGGGCACATTGACCAGTTTCagcaattaaaaattaaaaaatctcaCATTGACCAGTAGCAATATATATAAAGAGAGAAATTAATAACATGATAGCAACCTCAGAAGAATAAATATGAAAACCAGCAACATTCATTAAAAGCAACGGATTTGGCTAAAGGTGTAGCCTTCATATTACTGCTGAAACTGTTATTTGTCAAAGTTGCGACCAAAATATTTTGCTATGCAAACAAAATAAAGTGGTCATGAACAATTTACAGGACATTTCAGAAATATACTACTAGCAATTCCACTACAGCTGACTTTCAATACTATTATACTATAACTCTTTCGGGCAAGAAGTTTTATTTTCACCACCGACTTTTTCTGGTGGTGTTTCATAACTAGAATTTCTTTTCCACTCTCCATCTGCCCAAAGATTTGCTGCAAGTTCTTTTCTGAAGTTTGATATGTCCCCAGGTTAGAATTTCTCCACATCCTTTCCCATCATCAACAACTCGACATACTTGATTAGGAATGCACCACAATCagtcctaaaaatattttaagatAGGGAGTCAATTAAATAATATCTTTAATAAATAAATCTAAAGTACTAATAAATTATATAGCAAATGACAACACTTACGATCCAGTTTGTTTCGGTGATATTCGCCACTGAATATCAAATTTATTGAATGCATTTTCAAAAGACTTATGATTTTACTCAAACTGTGAGAACTTTAGCAAGTGGGGGATCATGCGCGCATACATTTCAATATGTTTCAATCCATCCTCATATGGTTCACTATATATGAAATCGTATACATCAATCTTTTTCTCATTCAAGTCCAATACCCCCAAAAGAAAATACGTCACATCATCATTATCTTCTGAAGGTAGCCAACATGGAAAAATGATTTTATCAACATCTGTCCAAGCAATTCCACATCTCCGATTGTTACCCCACACATATGGTGTGAGAAACAATTGATTATCACCACACCAAAACTCATTTGAAGCATCTTCATTGAAATCCTTATACACAAGTAGCATATAGTTATCAAAAACTATATATGTAGTCGTGCAATGAAATGGATGGGCGCAAGGGTGGTAGCATTCTTTATTTCTCAAATAATACAAAGCAATGTCAATATGCTTcataaaaaggcaaaaaaaaaaaaaaaaaaaatccatcagccataaataattaaaaaataataaattaagaaaaaaaaataccttGTAAATTATCAAACCTTATCATTAAGTACATAACTACTATCTGAAAGCTCAAGGAAGAACACTTTGCTACTGATTTTTTGATTGTACAATTTATATGGATTCTTTCTCACACCATTAGCCTCAACATAAATATCAGTTTGTCACATGAAAATTTGAAATAATATCAAAGTTATAAAGCTTATAATTTAGTCCTCAATTCCTAATTAGCAGTGCATAAGTTCATAAATTAAGGATACTTgatcctgaacttagagttggaagttcaaaaattaaggatagGTAATCCATaacttagagttggaagttcaaaagttaaggacacttagtgttgaacttagagtaacaagctcataagttaaggacatttggtcctgaacttagagttgaaagttcaaaaattaaggaaacTTGGTCTtgaacttagagttggaagctcataagttaaggacacttggtcctgaacttagagttggaagttcaaaaattaaggacacttaggcctgaacttagagttggaagctcataaattaaggacatttggtcctgaacttagaattggaagttcaaaaattaaggacacttggtcctgaacttagagttggaagctcataaattaaggacacttggtcctgaacttagagttggaagttcaaaaattaaggacatgtagtccttaacttagagttacaagctcataaattaaggatACTTGGTTCTAAAATTAGAGGTGGAAGTttaaaaattaaggacatgtagtcctgaccttagagttacaagttcaaaagttaaggacacttagtcctgaatttagagttacaagctcaaaaaaTTAGGACATTAAGTCAtgaacttagagttggaagctcAAAAATTTAGGACACATAATCGTGAATTTAAAATTAGAAGTTCAAGACACAAATGTAAGCAATTAAGAAATAATGAATACATTTAGGGACTTACGCTTTTTTGCGACCTTTCCTTTTCTCCTTTCCCAACCACCCAATGAATTTATTCAATAACTTTTCATCATATTTGGCATAATGAAACATACATGtacgagtatattttgattttatcCAACCCGTATACTCGGTAGTATTTTCATTGTGCGCCATCGCTCTTTTGTTTATCTGTTCAAAAGGAGATTGCAATTGCCAACTAAACTTCTTATTCATTTTCCCTCGACCAAgctcttcttcaacattttcttCAACATCCATGGACAAACCCTCATCAATGCTCGTTTGTGTAGTCGGAGGAGTAGGAGTAAGAATAGCAAATGATGGACCATCAAAACCAATACTATCTCTCTTCCTTTTGCTAGTATATTGGTTAACGACTGCATTTTTGTTTTGCTCTGCAAGCAACACTATATATACATTAGTTTGTTGCAAGACCTCAATTCAAGGACAAATTGTCAAATGAAGAAACTAAAAATCAGgacataatttttgaaatgtCCTGACAATTTGAAGTATGAATCTAATATTAAGGACACAATTCTCCAAAATGTCCTTACTTCTGGAATTTCACCTGAAGAACTGAACTTAATACATGTGTTGGCCACCCtgtcttcttgtatttctttaacaGACAATGGAGCTGAGATATTGCTTACCATTgtattttctttatcttgcaatTGTTCTCCGTGTTCTTCGCTTGCAAGTTCACaagattctgaaaatatttacaagaACTAACAAAATTAGTACTTGTTACTAATTTTTGACTAAAACTAACATGTATAAGATCAAACAAAACTCCGTCTAACCTTTTGCAACTGTCAAGATCATGTCAATTAAATCATTATCTTGACTAGCATTATTTTGACTTCCAAAATTGTCTCTAAGAGAGAGAGGTGTAGAGATATCACATGTTCCTTCTATACATCTACAAATAATCTCACTTATGCTTGTTCCTTGGGTATTTGTTATGTCTTGAGATTGTCCTCCTCTTCTCTCTTATGAAATTTCCTCATCTTGATGTTCCACTCCATCTTCCTTTCTTTTAATTTGCTCAGCAAGCAAAACTACAATAATTAAGAAGGGAAAAATTTATAAATCATGCCAGAATGTGGCATTGTTGAGAGTAAACTGGGTAAAAATTTACAATCAGATATTCCTGGCAAAATTGGTGCAGAACTTTTCTAACTCAAACAATGTACAATAATTGTGGCTTCTCTTAACTGTTGAACTGCAAGTCAGTAGTAGAATCAGATATTCCTCAACCATAATTGTGGCTTCTCTTAACTGCCCAACACTTGTGCAGAATTTCTGACTCTCAAATCCACACACAAAAATCTCAGTAGCAAGACATCAATGGAAAACCAGTTACGAGTTTCACTAGCTAGGATTCAGTCGTCGAACAAGGTTTCTAAAGACTTCAAATAAACTTCAGGATATCAACTCGAATACCAAAGTTTCAGCTTCAATACATACAGAGAAATCAACTTAACTCAACAGACCTTAAACCAAAAATCTCAGTCAGTTGAAACAAAGAAGAAATTCACCAGTTAGaaatatataaacactcccataAAATCCAAACCAATATCCAATGCAACTGAAAGAACATAACTATACTTCTGCCACCATTTCTTTTTGTATCATATGTTCAAAATAATCTAATTTTTCAAAGAAAGAACTTAATACCTATGTTGTTCACCCTATCTTCTGTTATTTCTTTAAGAACTTACGGAGTTGAGATATCGTATGTTCCTTCAGCATATTTATCTTGACATTGCACTCCATCTTCTTTCCTTGCAGCTTCAGAAGATTCTGTAATATTTACAATTAATACTTGTTACTAATAGTTTACTGAAACTAACATACATCAgatcatcaaaattttatctaACCTTGATTAGCATTATTTTGATTTCTAAATTTGTCTTTAAGGGAGAGAGGTGTAGATAAATCGTATGTTCCTTCTACACATTTGCATAGAATCTTACTTATACTTATTCCCAATGGATTTTCTACATCCTGAGATTGCACTCCAGATTTATAAATTATTTCTATTACACTTCtcttttttggatttttctgATCTTGACATTCCACTCCATTTTGAAATTTCACTCCATCATAAGATTCTACACACATTTGTAAGCGCAAAACATTTAATATTTATTACACTATTGAATATAAATTTACAATGACAACAAAATCAAAAACTCTATCTAACCTTTCCCAATTCCGATGCCCATATCAGTTTCATCTTCTAGATGTACATCTCTATAAAAGCTTTCATAACAATCTTCTAGATGCACATATATATCGTCACATTGAACATCAACTGCATCTTTGCTAATTGGAACACTATGTTCTCTCTCTTTGTTCCTTTCATGAGGTTTCTCAAGAAGCTTCAATAAAGTATCAACCTTTGACTCTAGGTTTTTCTTTAAAGCCTGTGAGATAGTATTTAAAATAAGAATCAGAATGTTAGCTGCTtataagttaaggacacttagtccttaacttagagttgcaagcacagaaattaaggacaggtagtcttgaacttagagttacaagttcaaaaaataaggacatgtagtcctgaacttagagttacaagttcaaaaattaaggacaagtagtcctaaacttagagttacaagctcaaaaattaaggacatatAGTCCTaaccttagagttacaagttcaaaaattaaggacacttagtcctgaacttagagttacaagctcaaaaattaaggacacttagtcctgaacttagaattacaagcacagaaattaaggacatctTGTCCTGAATTTAAATTTAGAAGCTAAAAAATTAAACACATGTCCTTTTGAATCTTTTTTTCTGATAAAGTTATTTTTTGATGTATTCTAACACTTTCTGCCTGCAAATCCTTTTTCAACTTCTCTGATAATCTCTGAATCAAAaaccataaaaataaaaaagtttcttaagcaaaaataagcaaataaaaaTCTAATGGTATTCAAAGACAAAAAAACTTACATTAATAATTTCTTTAAGCAAGCCTTCATCAAATTGTATTGAAGGCATTGAACTTTGATCTTGAGATAATTGCACATGCACACTAGCGGGCTCTACATCTTCTTCAGAAGAAACAAATGGTACTATCTCAAGCAACTGAAATACCTATTATATAGGGGAGGGGGGGAGTAAGTATTTAGAAACAAAAAGATAGCTAGTAATCCTATTAACTTACTATTTTCATTATGAAAGTACTTTTACATAGGTTGTCATAATGCAGAGATTTCATATCTGAATAACATAGCATCCGAGGGAACTCACATTCTCTGAAGTTCACAAAcgatttttattggaaaactaGAAATACTTCCATATTCCAAATACAGAAGGCGAAAGGGAAGCCAAGTATAGTATGACTGTCCTTCTCtttatctttctctttctctGTCTCTTTCTCATTCTCATTGTGTGAAGTATTTTGTTTGAGCTTCAAGCAACTCTTCAATGATTTGAGTAACTTTTAATAACAAAGAGAGCCCTAATTGAAAGAAGAGCAGAGTTTATTATCATCAATGATTTTCATTACCCACTCATACACATTCCAAATCTTGCGCTTACCCACCAACTTCACCGCATCGTCGTCGCTGCCTACAAATGATGCAGTTGTACCAGATGGGCGACTAGTAATAAAATACCACAAATTGCCTAACTTAATTCTATCATTTCCAGGGAAGTAGACTTTAGAAAGTCTATTAGGTCTTTCACTCAAAAAGTTGAAGTCTACTGAAGAAAAATATTTCAACCCAGTAATTATCTGGAAGGCATCACGTGTAAACTTCATTTCATGATCAAAAACCTTGAATGTCATTGAATTCGTATAATTTCTTACAATTTCAGAAAGCAACACACAATGAATAAGTTTGCCAAAGAATTTCACACCTTCCAATCGGAAAAAGTTTCTGAAAATACCATCTCTCAACTTCTTCCATTGCTTGTTCGACAAGAAACTTTTTATTGTTCCCTTACACTGAAAATCTCTTTTCCATTAGCTCATCAAATTACGCCAATCATCAAACTCGAAAAAACGATCTCCTTCCATTAGCACACTACAAAGAAGGAAATAGAAAGTAAacattaggactatttttctgaaatgtcctgaatatttaaactaaaaaaactaaaattcagaacctaattagatgcatctttcaTAGAAGCACAGTTAAGAATATAAGTATTTAGCAAATTTCTAAACATACTTAGAATACTAATTTATCTTTAGAAAAACAGTTAGCCAAAATATTTTCAATGACTGGACTACTCTGATTGCTTATTACATAATCAATATATTGATTGAACCACAAACACAATTCAATGCCAAAAAGTTCTCAATAACTTTCTAATATCATAGCAACTAAATTCGACAGAAAGTGAAAGAGCAACATGTATAAACCGGCTGCtatatttttttggaaaaaaataaagagaagagTGTCATACACAATAGTAATAGTATGAGAATTAAGCAATCTGTTTATTGTACAATCAGTAAGTGAAACCTCATTTGCTAGGAGTCATATGTAGGTACAATTAAAACACAAACTATAATAACCAAACAACTTACTACTATTCATAGAACTAGTACTACTGCTTTTATCAGTTATCACATTCACCAACAGTTAACACATTGCTAAAAATCTCCTTAAATTCTGTGACTGTCAACGAAGCTGATAACATGTGACTGTCACATTCACCAACAGTTATAAGCGTGAACTTCCATCAACGGAGCTGATAGCATGTGATTGTCAGTCCACCTTAGTTTAAGCAAATTAAATTCTACTAATTTTCTATCGAAAAATCCCCTTCTTATTCCTCAGCGAATCAAGTTATAATCATTATTTTggacatttttatttttactGCTAAAACACACATACTTGATCACAAACACAGCATTATGACCCAATTATTCATAATTGGGTGAGATATAAGGTAAATGTTATCGTTGAATTAGAgatatacaaaaagaaaaatacataaaagCAAAATAGAAAACATACAATTCGATTCATGAAAAACGTCGAGAAGTTCGCTGCAGAGAAGATGACAAAGGAGTACAGATGAAGTTGGACAAAGGATGTGAGCTCACGATTAAAGCCAGTGCTGACACAGCTGCAGTCTTCGGGACTGAAATTCCTCCTGTAATCTGGCTTATCTTCCTTCCAAGAATGAAATTTAATGTATGAGATTTGCAGCAGAAAAGATGACAAAGGAGCACAAGACTTACTGCATGTAGGTGGAGAAGTAACGAGATGGAGTTCTGTAGAGAAGCGAGAGTTTTGAACTTTTGATAAAggatttgaaaaagaaaagataTAGAAAAAAGGATAAAAAcgtcttttcgtattaattttaataaaaaaataactatatTTACTCCACATTAAAATTGatagataaaaaataaataacactTTAAAAGATGGCTACCCATGCATTTTCTACTTTAGGTTTTTACTTGCACAACAATCGAGGCCCTCTCTAAAACCCctcaatcttcttcttcttctctcttaaACCCTAATTAAaatctcactctctctctctctcttttctaCACACAACAATGGGTAGTAGCCAAGCTGCAGTTTCATTCCTCACAAACCTAGCCCGAGCCGCTTTCAGCCTAGGCCTCGGGGGCGCAGTTCTCAATTCCTCCCTTTACACCGTCGACGGCGGCCAACGCGCCGTTCTCTTCGACCGTTTCCGTGGAGTCATCGACGAAACCGTCGGTGAAGGCACCCACTTTTTAATCCCATGGCTACAAAAGCCCTTCATCTTCGATATCCGTACCAGGCCCCACACTTTCTCCTCAATCTCCGGAACGAAAGATCTCCAGATGGTTAACCTCACGCTCCGTATCCTCTCTCGCCCTCAAGTCTCCCGCCTCCCCGACATTTTCAAAACCTTAGGTACCGAATATGACGAAAAGGTCCTCCCTTCGATCGGTAACGAGGTGCTCAAAGCCGTCGTGGCTCAATTCAACGCTGATCAGCTCCTCACGGAGCGTCCACAAGTCTCCGCTCTCGTTCGTGAGAGCCTGATCCGACGCGCCAAGGATTTCAACATCGAGCTCGATGATGTGGCGATCACGCACTTGTCGTATGGAGCTGAGTTTTCGAAAGCTGTGGAGCAGAAGCAGGTGGCTCAGCAGGAGGCTGAGAGGTCGAAATTCGTGGTGATGAAGGCTGAGCAAGAGAGGAGGGCGGCGATTATTAGGGCTGAAGGAGAGAGCGAATCAGCTAAGCTGATTTCGGATGCTACTGCGGCTGCTGGAATGGGTTTGATTGAGTTGAGAAAGATAGAGGCTTCGAGAGAAATTGCTGGGACTTTGGCTAAGACTCCTAATGTTGTTTACTTGCCTAAGCAACAGAATATGCTTCTCGGACTCAATCGTTGAGTAGGTAATTAAAATGCTTGTTTATGTATTTATCTTTTGGGAAAATCTTATGTTCATATTTTGATTGTTTTTTGTTTAATTTCATTGAGTTTGTTATGGGACTCTTAACTTATCCCAAAATTTATAAGAGCACACGGTCTTGTAGAAGAATAATCAAATTTTCATCACTTAGGGCAAATTAATAAACCACTCGACCCATAATTTTTGTAAGGTTTATTTTCTTTGAGGATTAGTTTTGCCTTCTTTTAATGTTTACTCCGGATTTAGAATAATTTGcttttagtgaaaataaattgtTAGATACTTAAAAAATTATAGGAAACATGGTTGATTACGAAGTTTGCCATATATTGGTGCTACTTAAAATTATAAAAAGTGCTCATGGTAATACTTAAAATGCTTAGCCAAGGATCACATTCTTTGACTCTTGGGAGTAAAAAGGGTATGTCATGGGACAGAAGGTGTAATGAATTGGAAAGTCAGGACACTAGTTAAAAGTAGTGGAACACAGAGATTAGAATggagagtaaattaggagaaccTGGTCATGTTTCAAAGGGTCCGTCTTTTCTTTAAGACAGTATATCTAGATAGAAAGTTCATTATTTCATCATACTGAGGCAGCATTGCATGTCATTCACCTTTTGAGGGGATATCCTCGAGCTGGGTTCGCATATCGGTCTGATATTGTGTTGGATCCGCTCATATTCAAACAAGTAGGCATACCTGCTTATCCATATTTGAAAGCTGTGTTACATGGACTTTGGCTACGGATACGTAACCAATACAAGTGTATGTGAGCATCTGAAATGGGTGCATAGACCTTTTTGCTTACTTATTGAAGTACCCATAGCATGGAAAAGTTATAGTTTGGTTGATGGCTAATCCTCAGCAGTTGTAGAACGTCCTGAATTGAGTGTGGGAAGGTAGAGTTCTGGTGCAACCAGGATTATGGGATACTTCTGGGCCTTTTCTTTGCTAACCCCCAATACCAAAGTTAATTTCCCAGTGATACAGACACCAAATAAGATCAAGTTGAAGAAATCTATTTTTGGCAGATAAGGCTCAACAAAAGTAACAAGGGAATGTGGAGTTGGGTGGGGATTGTTGAGAATGTGTCATTTTTTTGTCCCAATTGCTTGAGTATCAATTACGAAAATAGAATCCACACTAAATTGAAACCCTGAAAGAATGTGTCATGTTTAGTTTGTGGTGATTGTTAAGAATGTTGGGTGGTCATGTTGAGAATTGTACTCTTTACAGTATGGTTTATAGTTATTTAGAGTTTTGAGACAATGAAACATTGAATGGAACAACCTTGTATAACATGTTGAAAGGCTATTACaccagtctctcaaggttctttGATGAACTAGTTTCTACTTCCAGAATTTTTCTTGGTTGTGTGCCAAACAAGGTTTGCATCTAATTTGTCACATTTTGCGAAGCTCCATTGTATTTTTAAACCTTATTAAACTAGCAAGTTCCTCAGAGAGACTGGAGATAACTTTCATTCAACTTGGCGACTTGCTATATGCTTAGGAGTATTTGTATGTTCAACAAACCTGCTGTTTCTGTGCGACCTTGGAGTTCTCCTATGGGAGGTACTCGATCTCTCTTCTCTGTTCATGTTCTTTGCTCTGGTGGTTATCAAGATTTGTTTACATTCTGGTGATCTTATTGTTGTAAATTACTAAAGAATTATTCAATATTACTGATCAAAAAAGAAAATTATTCAATATTAGCTATCGGCTATAGATCCTAATGGTTGGATACTAAGATATCAATCATAGCCTAACATGTGTGGATTCAAGAGATGGGGCCTACCAGCTTTTAAAAGTTGAAGCTTTTCATGAACACTTGCATCAACTGCCGAAATATGACCCAATTTTTTGATCTTGTTGTTTCATTTGCTCTTATTACTGAATTGAGGTATTATTTGTTTTTTTGAACTATGCTAGCAATTTGAGGCTATTGAAAAACCTGTATTAGATGGTGGGGTTTTATCGTGGGTTTAAGACCAATGCTTTTGCTTGCTTCCTCAAATGAAGCAGAATGTTTCATTTCATTCTACCTAATCCTCTGGAAATGGTGCGCTTTATTTGGTTAAATACTTGCCTATCTTTTGCTTGTTGCCTTGTGCAACGTTTAATGTGGTTTTTGTTCTCTTTCAGGTGGACTCTTTAATGGTGGTGTATTTTGCTGTTATTCTTGGTAACTTCTGCAGCCTCTTTTTACCAGTCTTTTTCCGGTTCAAAGATGGACAGCATTGATTAATCCTGGATAGCTTATGTTAGCATCGAGCGAAGAAACCAGGAACATTGAGCATGGAGCATGTTTCTACTTGGCTCCCTTTATGATATATGCAATAGTGTTTATTTAGACAATCTCATCACTCTTCTCCACAGCTTACCCTATTTGCTAACTTACTTTAAATAATTTTCATGTCATGCGACATTTTGAAGAGCCTAATGGCTCTTGCACGTGAATCTCCGAATAAAAAATCAGTATTTTCTTGCTTTACGTTTATCCCAGGTCTGAGTTAATTCTTTGAAGTCGGCATGGTTTTTGCAGCGAAACTTATTAGTTCTTGAGTTTCTGCAGAAAGTATTTGTTTGCTCAAACATAGCTTGCAAAAACTAAAAAAAGAACTTTGCGGACTTTGTTCtgcattttttttaaataaacaccatgaaataaaaatattccTAAAGATATGGGTAATACTAACAAGTCCAGTATGCTTCCCGCAAGTCTAATTTTCCAATTTAGCATGCAACTAATCTAATTCTTGTTTGATCCTTGTTAAGCTAAATTTGATTGTTATACTCAGTTTTCATATGAGCATTCTGTAAATCAAGATTGTCTTTTCACTAAATCAAAAAGCTTTCAACAAGTTCATCAATCGATTCAACCATTTTTTATCATAGAACGTTACTTAACCTCTCTTACCAAATC
This region of Nicotiana tomentosiformis chromosome 4, ASM39032v3, whole genome shotgun sequence genomic DNA includes:
- the LOC104094936 gene encoding prohibitin-3, mitochondrial-like; the encoded protein is MGSSQAAVSFLTNLARAAFSLGLGGAVLNSSLYTVDGGQRAVLFDRFRGVIDETVGEGTHFLIPWLQKPFIFDIRTRPHTFSSISGTKDLQMVNLTLRILSRPQVSRLPDIFKTLGTEYDEKVLPSIGNEVLKAVVAQFNADQLLTERPQVSALVRESLIRRAKDFNIELDDVAITHLSYGAEFSKAVEQKQVAQQEAERSKFVVMKAEQERRAAIIRAEGESESAKLISDATAAAGMGLIELRKIEASREIAGTLAKTPNVVYLPKQQNMLLGLNR